In a single window of the Vicingaceae bacterium genome:
- a CDS encoding MexH family multidrug efflux RND transporter periplasmic adaptor subunit translates to MKNFQFLKINILLLISIVMFACNQKNNSTEENNLEESGLVKINKDLATKFQIETQLYKPEYFHPFIQVKGYLKIPPQNKATLTTPVGAIIENIAVIEGQQVRKGQILARLAHPDLLKLQSEYISLYNDLIYWENEYNRQKNLFEQEAIPEKEFIKTRSQYYSVKAGCLASAQKLELLGLSPDEIVQNGPVDKVSLKSPFDGYVESININLLQYADPMTPLMVIINPEHLHADLIVYEEDLSFVKTGQNVKFSTLQFPGKDFDAQIITINKSVENNSRAIHLHADIHDEKNILIAGMYIEGKIFTGDSLIYLPETAAVEYEGQLHLFEKNGENDQSITFEVINITSYQKVNEKFVIDNSTAENLKNKNLVTNGVYYLWSEWKKHEFGEDE, encoded by the coding sequence ATGAAAAATTTTCAATTTCTTAAAATTAATATCTTGCTATTGATTTCCATTGTCATGTTTGCATGCAATCAAAAAAACAATTCGACAGAAGAAAACAATTTAGAAGAATCCGGTTTAGTGAAGATAAACAAAGATCTGGCGACTAAATTTCAAATAGAAACCCAATTGTATAAACCCGAGTATTTTCATCCATTCATACAAGTAAAAGGTTATTTGAAAATTCCTCCTCAAAATAAAGCCACATTGACAACACCCGTTGGAGCCATCATCGAAAACATTGCGGTGATCGAAGGACAACAGGTCAGAAAAGGGCAAATTTTAGCCCGGCTTGCTCATCCCGATTTGCTGAAACTTCAGTCCGAATACATTTCACTTTACAATGATTTGATTTATTGGGAAAATGAATATAATAGACAAAAAAACTTATTTGAACAAGAAGCCATCCCGGAAAAAGAATTTATCAAAACACGCAGTCAGTATTACTCCGTTAAGGCCGGATGTCTTGCATCAGCCCAAAAACTTGAATTGTTGGGTCTTTCACCCGATGAGATTGTTCAAAACGGGCCGGTTGACAAAGTGTCGCTGAAAAGTCCTTTTGACGGTTATGTTGAATCAATAAACATAAATCTATTGCAATATGCCGACCCTATGACCCCCTTGATGGTTATCATCAATCCGGAACACTTACACGCCGATTTAATCGTTTATGAAGAAGATTTATCATTTGTCAAAACAGGACAAAACGTTAAGTTTTCCACTTTGCAATTTCCCGGTAAAGATTTTGACGCCCAAATCATCACCATCAACAAATCTGTGGAAAACAATTCAAGAGCCATACATCTGCATGCAGACATTCACGACGAAAAAAATATTTTGATTGCGGGAATGTATATAGAAGGTAAAATTTTCACCGGCGATTCGCTGATTTATTTGCCTGAGACAGCAGCTGTTGAATATGAAGGTCAACTCCACTTGTTTGAAAAAAACGGAGAAAACGATCAATCCATCACCTTTGAAGTCATAAACATAACATCTTATCAAAAAGTCAACGAAAAATTTGTCATCGACAATAGCACTGCCGAAAATTTAAAAAATAAAAATTTGGTCACCAATGGAGTGTATTATCTATGGTCGGAATGGAAAAAACACGAATTTGGAGAGGATGAGTAA
- the bfmBA gene encoding dehydrogenase, with product MKAIEFNRRHYDDELLRELYRQLVKPRLIEEKMLKLLRQGKISKWFSGIGQEAISVGSAMAMLSDEYILPMHRNLGVFTTRGLPLARLFAQFQGKKSGYTKGRDRSFHFGTKEHYIVGMISHLGPQLGVADGIALACKLQKEKKATLVFTGDGATSEGDFHEAVNVAAVWDLPVIILIENNGYGLSTPSSEQFKCKNFIDKGPGYGIETELIDGNNILEVYHKIRVIAESIRENPRPVLVECITFRMRGHEEASGTKYVPQELFEIWSKKDPVENYEKYLLEENILSKDSVEQIKNAIKKEIDEAVKIAFDEPEIVPDSQEELNDVYAPFYFIQTPPDNNKQEMRLIDAVRNALDQAMEKHPGLILMGQDIAEYGGVFKATEGLYEKYGKDRVRNTPLCESAIVGAALGLSIKGMKAMVEMQFADFVSEAITQICNNLAKIHYRWGQNADVVVRMPTGAGVAAGPFHSQSNEAWFFHTPGLKIAYPSTPFDAKGLLLTAFEDPNPVIFFEHKALYRSISDDVPTSYYTIPFGKAVLRHEGNHASVITYGMGVHWALQWQQNNPNYEIDVLDLRTLIPLDFDAIAQTVRKTGKVMILHEDTMIGGIGGEIAAWINENCFEYLDAPVMRTASLDTPVPFAPSLEKNFLAVARLNENMLKLLNY from the coding sequence ATGAAAGCCATAGAATTCAACCGCCGGCATTATGATGACGAATTATTGAGAGAATTATACCGTCAACTTGTCAAGCCCCGACTGATTGAAGAAAAAATGCTCAAATTGTTGAGACAAGGTAAAATCAGCAAATGGTTTTCCGGCATAGGGCAAGAAGCCATCTCGGTAGGTTCGGCCATGGCTATGCTTTCTGATGAATATATCCTGCCCATGCATAGAAATTTGGGTGTGTTTACTACTCGTGGTTTGCCTTTGGCCAGATTATTCGCACAATTTCAAGGAAAAAAAAGCGGCTATACAAAAGGTCGGGACAGATCTTTTCATTTTGGCACCAAAGAGCATTATATAGTGGGCATGATTTCTCACTTGGGCCCGCAACTTGGAGTTGCCGATGGAATAGCGTTGGCTTGCAAATTACAAAAAGAAAAAAAAGCCACCCTGGTTTTTACCGGCGATGGTGCTACCAGCGAAGGTGACTTTCATGAAGCCGTGAATGTGGCTGCTGTTTGGGATTTGCCTGTTATCATTTTAATCGAAAACAATGGTTATGGACTTTCCACCCCTTCGTCCGAACAATTCAAATGTAAAAATTTTATCGACAAAGGCCCCGGATACGGCATCGAAACAGAATTGATTGATGGCAACAATATACTAGAAGTTTATCATAAAATCAGAGTAATTGCCGAATCAATACGCGAAAATCCCCGTCCTGTTCTTGTTGAATGTATAACTTTCCGTATGCGGGGGCACGAAGAGGCCTCCGGAACCAAATATGTGCCTCAAGAACTTTTTGAAATTTGGAGCAAAAAAGATCCGGTAGAAAATTATGAAAAATACCTCCTTGAAGAAAACATTTTGTCAAAAGATTCGGTAGAACAAATCAAAAATGCAATAAAAAAAGAAATAGACGAAGCAGTAAAAATTGCTTTTGACGAACCTGAAATTGTGCCCGACTCACAAGAAGAGTTGAACGATGTATATGCACCGTTTTATTTTATACAAACACCACCGGATAACAACAAACAAGAAATGCGATTGATTGATGCCGTTAGAAATGCCCTTGATCAGGCCATGGAAAAACACCCCGGTTTGATATTGATGGGACAGGACATCGCAGAATACGGAGGTGTATTTAAAGCTACAGAAGGACTCTATGAAAAATACGGAAAAGACAGAGTACGAAACACGCCATTGTGCGAATCAGCCATTGTAGGAGCAGCCCTTGGGTTGAGCATTAAGGGTATGAAAGCCATGGTTGAGATGCAATTTGCCGATTTTGTTTCGGAGGCCATTACACAAATTTGCAACAATCTCGCCAAAATTCATTACCGTTGGGGACAAAATGCCGATGTGGTCGTTCGTATGCCAACCGGTGCCGGAGTTGCAGCCGGGCCATTTCATTCACAAAGCAATGAAGCATGGTTTTTTCATACACCGGGATTAAAAATAGCTTATCCTTCTACTCCCTTTGACGCCAAAGGGCTTTTATTGACAGCTTTTGAAGATCCCAATCCGGTGATCTTTTTTGAACATAAAGCTCTTTACAGAAGTATTTCAGATGATGTACCCACGTCCTATTACACAATACCGTTCGGAAAAGCAGTGTTAAGACACGAAGGTAATCATGCTTCTGTCATAACATATGGCATGGGTGTACATTGGGCACTTCAATGGCAACAAAACAATCCGAATTACGAGATAGATGTTTTGGATTTAAGGACATTGATTCCTCTTGATTTTGATGCCATAGCCCAAACTGTAAGAAAAACCGGTAAAGTAATGATACTTCACGAAGACACCATGATCGGAGGAATAGGCGGAGAAATTGCTGCATGGATCAACGAAAATTGTTTTGAGTATCTCGATGCCCCGGTGATGCGTACCGCTTCGTTGGATACGCCTGTACCTTTTGCCCCTTCGTTGGAGAAAAATTTTCTTGCCGTCGCCCGCCTAAACGAAAATATGTTAAAATTATTGAACTATTGA
- a CDS encoding N-acetylmuramoyl-L-alanine amidase has translation MFILNNFAWLNLRDKIKKHLLDKKKKHRFKLFLTLLALLIGGFYTPVFSQDMFKIKTVVIDAGHGGKDGGCQGAFSNEKTVALNIALKLGKYIEENFPDIKVIYTRKEDKFVELHERARIANDANADLFICIHANSGPPSAFGTETYVMGLHKSEANLNVAMRENASILMEENYQNIYQDFDPHSPESYIAISLMQGAYLEQSLKFADKIQQQFRERAGRYDRGVKQAGFLVLWKTKMASVLIETGFLTNKDEEKFLASDIGQDYIASAIFRAFREYKEEIENKNNTPQATNNKNNKNKDNTEIVNSSEIVFKVQILTSTQKLKPNDAVFNGLENIEFYEAGGLYRYTFGATNNYQSAVELQEIAKQKGFKDSFIVAFKNGKRISLADAFSELKNP, from the coding sequence ATGTTTATTCTAAACAATTTTGCTTGGTTAAATTTGCGGGATAAAATTAAAAAACATCTCTTGGATAAAAAGAAAAAGCATAGGTTTAAACTATTTTTAACACTCCTTGCCTTATTGATTGGCGGATTTTATACCCCTGTTTTTTCACAGGATATGTTTAAAATCAAAACCGTGGTAATCGATGCCGGTCACGGAGGCAAAGACGGAGGTTGCCAAGGGGCTTTCTCAAACGAAAAAACGGTAGCTTTGAACATAGCACTCAAATTGGGAAAATATATCGAAGAAAACTTTCCGGATATCAAAGTTATTTATACCAGGAAGGAAGATAAATTTGTTGAATTACACGAAAGGGCAAGAATTGCCAACGATGCCAATGCCGATTTATTTATTTGTATACACGCCAACAGTGGCCCCCCATCAGCTTTTGGCACAGAAACCTATGTCATGGGATTACACAAATCAGAAGCAAACTTGAATGTGGCTATGCGTGAAAATGCTTCCATTTTAATGGAAGAAAATTATCAAAACATCTATCAGGACTTTGACCCGCACTCTCCCGAATCATACATTGCCATCTCATTGATGCAAGGCGCCTATTTGGAGCAAAGTTTGAAATTTGCAGATAAAATACAACAACAATTCAGGGAAAGGGCCGGAAGATACGACAGAGGCGTGAAACAAGCAGGATTTTTGGTACTTTGGAAAACCAAGATGGCAAGTGTTTTGATTGAAACCGGTTTTTTGACCAACAAAGATGAAGAAAAATTTTTGGCTTCAGACATTGGTCAGGATTATATCGCCTCGGCTATTTTCAGAGCTTTCAGAGAATACAAAGAAGAAATAGAAAACAAAAACAACACCCCTCAGGCCACAAACAACAAAAACAACAAAAACAAAGACAACACCGAAATTGTAAATTCTTCCGAAATAGTTTTTAAAGTACAAATTCTCACTTCCACACAGAAATTAAAACCCAACGATGCTGTTTTCAACGGATTAGAAAACATTGAGTTTTATGAAGCCGGAGGGCTTTATAGATACACTTTCGGCGCCACAAACAATTATCAATCTGCTGTTGAATTACAAGAAATTGCAAAACAAAAAGGATTTAAAGATTCATTTATAGTTGCATTTAAAAACGGAAAAAGAATATCTTTGGCGGATGCTTTTAGTGAATTAAAAAATCCATGA
- a CDS encoding mammalian cell entry protein, translating into MKIKLSKETVIGIFAVGGIALLFWGINFLKGTNLFYSSRYYYAIYERVDGLEPANPVKFNGYQVGQVKEVFFHPSYDGRIVVKFSITEKGLKIKKDAVAKIISADLLGTKAIDIDPGRSPELLKDGDTLRSDIEKSLTEEVNAQILPLKIKAEGLIQSIDSAVTVFTAIFNEDARMQLQKSFQSIQRSISTFEKTAKRIDTLVAKESSTLSTLMRHVNNISANIDNNQAKINNIINNISAISDTLAAAQFANTIYRTNLALKEFTDLLDKINRGEGTIGALMNNDTLYKNIEAVSRDLDLLLEDMRLHPGRYIHFSVFGKKDKNANPANTVKYGPEGRKK; encoded by the coding sequence ATGAAAATTAAATTAAGTAAAGAAACAGTTATAGGAATATTTGCCGTAGGTGGTATTGCGTTGTTATTTTGGGGAATTAATTTTCTCAAAGGAACCAATCTATTTTACTCATCAAGATATTATTATGCAATCTACGAAAGAGTAGATGGCCTTGAACCGGCAAACCCTGTGAAATTCAACGGATATCAGGTAGGGCAAGTCAAAGAAGTATTTTTTCACCCCTCGTATGACGGAAGAATTGTGGTGAAATTTTCGATCACGGAAAAAGGGCTGAAAATTAAAAAAGATGCTGTGGCCAAAATAATCTCGGCAGACCTTTTGGGAACAAAAGCCATAGATATTGACCCGGGAAGGTCGCCCGAATTATTGAAAGATGGAGACACTCTGAGATCAGATATTGAAAAATCACTGACCGAAGAAGTAAATGCTCAGATTCTCCCTTTAAAAATTAAAGCAGAAGGTTTGATACAAAGTATAGATTCGGCCGTTACCGTATTTACCGCCATTTTCAACGAAGATGCACGCATGCAGTTGCAAAAAAGTTTTCAATCAATTCAAAGATCCATCAGTACCTTTGAAAAAACTGCCAAAAGGATAGATACATTGGTAGCCAAAGAATCCAGTACCTTAAGCACATTGATGCGGCATGTCAATAATATTTCCGCCAACATTGACAACAACCAGGCAAAAATCAACAACATCATCAATAATATTTCCGCCATTAGCGATACATTAGCCGCCGCTCAATTTGCCAATACTATTTACCGCACCAACTTAGCACTGAAAGAGTTTACTGATTTGTTAGACAAAATCAACCGTGGAGAGGGAACGATTGGAGCATTGATGAATAACGACACTTTGTATAAAAACATCGAAGCCGTATCAAGAGATCTTGATTTATTGCTGGAAGATATGCGACTGCATCCGGGTAGATACATTCATTTTTCGGTATTTGGGAAAAAAGATAAAAATGCCAATCCGGCCAATACTGTCAAATATGGTCCGGAAGGCAGAAAAAAATAA
- a CDS encoding Fe-S oxidoreductase — MISQIIFTVIFTGSILWFFSSLKKIRDNIFLGKKVTVKGEVKERLKIMARVALGQGKMFTRPVAGLLHLIVYLGFLIVNIEMLEIVIDGVAGTHRVLSFMGGFYDFLIASFEFFAVAVIIACIVFLIRRNILKIKRFHNPEMTKWPKTDANLILIFEILLMTAFLTMNAADSLLQQLNADHYVKAGAFPFSSFLHPLFSGFDIQQLIIVERSAWWFHIIGVLLFLNYLPISKHFHIIMAFPNTYFSKLEPKTALDNLEAVTREVKLMLDPNANPYEAPASNEQPGRFGAKDVTDLNRIQLLNAYTCTECGRCTSVCPANITGKKLSPRKIMMDVRDRMEELGKHKRQHGNVDDGKALIRDYISEEEIFACTTCNACSEICPVNIDPVSIIIDLRRYLVMEESKLPQEWTTMLTNIENNGAPWQFSMNDRLNWVNE; from the coding sequence ATGATAAGTCAAATCATTTTCACGGTCATTTTTACGGGTTCAATCTTGTGGTTTTTTAGTAGTTTAAAGAAAATACGTGACAATATCTTTCTTGGAAAGAAAGTAACCGTTAAAGGTGAAGTGAAAGAAAGATTAAAAATCATGGCACGGGTGGCCCTCGGACAAGGCAAAATGTTTACACGGCCCGTTGCCGGTCTGTTGCACCTGATTGTTTATTTGGGATTTTTAATCGTCAATATAGAAATGCTAGAGATAGTCATCGACGGTGTTGCAGGCACCCACAGGGTTTTGTCCTTTATGGGAGGTTTTTATGATTTTTTGATCGCTTCCTTTGAATTTTTTGCTGTTGCCGTTATTATAGCATGCATTGTATTTTTAATAAGAAGAAATATTCTTAAAATTAAACGCTTTCACAATCCGGAGATGACAAAATGGCCTAAAACCGATGCAAACCTTATCCTTATATTTGAAATATTATTGATGACAGCATTTCTCACGATGAACGCTGCTGACAGCTTATTGCAACAACTCAATGCAGATCATTATGTCAAAGCAGGAGCATTTCCTTTCAGTTCGTTTCTTCATCCTTTATTTTCCGGCTTTGACATCCAACAGCTAATCATCGTAGAGCGTAGTGCATGGTGGTTTCATATTATAGGCGTGTTATTATTTTTGAATTATTTGCCCATATCTAAACATTTTCACATTATCATGGCTTTTCCCAATACTTATTTCTCCAAATTAGAACCCAAAACAGCGCTTGACAATTTGGAAGCGGTTACCCGGGAGGTTAAATTAATGCTGGACCCAAATGCCAATCCATACGAAGCCCCCGCATCAAACGAACAACCCGGGCGTTTTGGCGCTAAAGATGTTACGGATCTAAACCGGATACAATTACTCAATGCGTATACTTGTACCGAATGCGGACGTTGCACTTCGGTATGCCCTGCCAATATCACCGGGAAAAAACTATCCCCAAGAAAAATAATGATGGACGTTAGAGACCGCATGGAAGAATTGGGTAAACACAAACGTCAACATGGAAATGTGGACGATGGCAAAGCACTTATCAGAGATTATATCAGCGAAGAGGAAATTTTTGCTTGCACCACATGCAATGCGTGCAGCGAAATTTGTCCTGTCAATATTGACCCTGTCTCAATCATTATTGATTTAAGACGCTATTTGGTGATGGAAGAATCAAAATTGCCACAGGAATGGACCACCATGTTGACCAACATCGAAAACAATGGTGCTCCATGGCAATTTTCGATGAACGATCGGTTGAATTGGGTAAATGAATAA
- a CDS encoding Fe-S oxidoreductase → MSETLKVKTMAQFAAEGKQPEILFWVGCAGSFDDRSKKITRAFAKILNHLEIDFAVLGTEESCTGDPAKRSGNEFLFQMQAMVNIQTLNGYGIKKIVTTCPHCFNTLKNEYPSLGGNYEVLHHSQFLQQLIDEGKLKVQGGSFKGKKITFHDPCYLGRGNNIYEAPRELIKQLDADLVEMKRCRSESFCCGAGGAQVFKEAEPGNKEVNIERTEEALELKPDVIATGCPFCMIMLTDGVKLKNQNENVKVIDLAELIAAGL, encoded by the coding sequence ATGAGCGAAACTTTAAAAGTAAAAACCATGGCACAATTTGCCGCAGAAGGCAAACAACCTGAAATTCTATTCTGGGTTGGATGTGCCGGCAGTTTTGACGACAGATCCAAAAAAATCACACGTGCTTTTGCCAAAATTTTAAACCATCTCGAGATAGATTTTGCCGTTTTGGGAACAGAAGAGTCATGCACCGGCGATCCTGCCAAAAGATCGGGAAACGAATTTTTGTTTCAAATGCAAGCCATGGTTAATATCCAAACACTCAATGGATACGGAATCAAAAAAATTGTTACCACATGTCCGCATTGTTTTAATACGCTGAAAAACGAATATCCTTCATTAGGCGGAAATTATGAAGTTTTGCACCATTCGCAGTTTTTACAACAATTGATCGATGAAGGCAAATTAAAAGTACAAGGCGGGTCATTTAAAGGGAAAAAAATAACCTTTCACGATCCGTGTTATCTTGGCCGTGGAAATAATATTTACGAAGCGCCAAGGGAATTGATAAAACAATTGGATGCCGACCTGGTGGAGATGAAAAGATGCCGGTCCGAATCTTTTTGTTGTGGTGCAGGTGGAGCACAAGTATTTAAAGAAGCCGAACCGGGAAATAAAGAAGTGAATATAGAACGCACAGAAGAAGCTCTGGAATTAAAACCCGATGTCATTGCCACCGGATGCCCATTTTGTATGATTATGTTAACCGATGGTGTCAAATTAAAAAATCAAAATGAAAATGTCAAAGTAATCGACCTGGCCGAATTAATCGCAGCCGGACTTTAA
- a CDS encoding DNA helicase: MSENYLDELNEAQREAVLHTDGPVLIVAGAGSGKTRVLTYRIVHLLKNGVEPSNILALTFTNKAAGEMKERIERLVGPKARYLWMGTFHSVFAKILRFEGHLLGYPSNFTIYDTEDSRNLIKTIVKELKLDEKIYKPNMVHSRISLLKNNLISPQDYLNNHEWIEADRYAQRPEFAKIFKIYNERLFRSSAMDFDDLLYNTNVLMRDFPEILVKYQDRFRYIMVDEYQDTNYSQYIIVKKLAQRFENICVVGDDSQSIYSFRGADITNILNFKKDFPDYTMYKLELNYRSTKNIVEAANSLIRHNKQRLEKKIYTINEAGEKITVHCCQTDIEEGQFVANEIYRRYVNGQGDYKDFAVLYRTNAQSRIIEEHLRRKNIPYRLFGSISFYQRKEIKDLLAYFRLTVNPNDEEALRRVINYPARGIGDTTVNKLIEKAATLQISLWQAIVNAPQLNANLHSGTLKKLQEFREMIEFFSSQLYEKSAFELGELIMRHSGIYNELNRDKTPEGVSRYENIMELLNGLKEFTLREATENNLPTLEDYLQEISLLTDADDEEKQNMNAVSLMTIHMSKGLEFDHVFVVGLEDGLFPNFSAMHDPKELEEERRLLYVAITRAEKKCYLTYALNRFRFGQNIYSSASPFIDEMDESYLEFSGAIYDRIQRRNYQNKTYQGNYGHQHKTSTIKDAGNKAPKTEVSSPPKTQKLVSVNSIKPDSNHTPLYDLKTGEWVEHEKFGIGEVKNIDGQVPNIKATIDFKNAGQKVILVKFARLKRVN; the protein is encoded by the coding sequence ATGTCTGAAAATTATTTGGATGAATTAAATGAAGCACAAAGAGAGGCCGTGTTGCATACCGATGGCCCGGTATTGATTGTTGCGGGGGCCGGGTCAGGTAAAACACGTGTGCTTACATACAGGATTGTGCATTTGCTTAAAAATGGGGTTGAACCCTCAAATATTTTGGCACTAACCTTTACCAACAAAGCAGCCGGTGAAATGAAAGAAAGAATTGAGCGGCTTGTTGGTCCAAAAGCCCGTTATCTTTGGATGGGAACTTTTCATTCGGTATTTGCAAAAATTTTGCGTTTTGAAGGTCATTTGTTGGGCTATCCATCCAATTTCACCATTTATGATACAGAAGATTCTCGTAACTTGATCAAAACTATCGTGAAAGAGCTTAAATTGGATGAAAAAATTTACAAACCCAATATGGTTCACAGCCGTATATCTTTATTGAAAAACAATCTTATCTCTCCGCAAGATTATCTCAACAATCACGAGTGGATTGAAGCTGACCGTTATGCCCAACGTCCTGAATTCGCTAAAATCTTTAAAATTTACAACGAGCGTTTGTTCCGGTCTTCTGCCATGGATTTTGATGATCTGCTTTACAATACCAATGTTTTGATGAGAGATTTTCCGGAAATTTTGGTCAAATATCAGGACCGCTTCCGTTATATTATGGTGGATGAGTATCAAGACACCAATTATTCCCAATACATCATAGTAAAAAAACTTGCCCAAAGATTTGAAAACATATGTGTCGTTGGCGATGATTCTCAAAGTATCTACAGTTTTAGAGGAGCCGACATAACCAATATTTTAAATTTCAAAAAAGATTTTCCCGATTACACAATGTATAAATTGGAATTGAATTACCGTTCTACCAAAAATATTGTAGAAGCGGCCAACTCGTTGATAAGACACAATAAACAACGATTGGAAAAGAAAATATATACCATCAACGAAGCCGGTGAAAAGATTACTGTGCATTGCTGCCAAACCGATATTGAAGAAGGGCAATTTGTTGCCAATGAGATTTACAGAAGATATGTCAATGGACAGGGCGATTATAAGGATTTTGCGGTTTTGTACCGGACCAATGCTCAATCGCGAATTATCGAAGAGCATTTACGGAGGAAAAATATACCTTACAGATTATTTGGGTCCATATCGTTTTATCAACGTAAAGAAATAAAAGATTTATTGGCATATTTTCGTTTGACAGTCAACCCAAATGATGAGGAGGCACTTAGACGTGTAATCAACTATCCGGCCAGAGGTATTGGAGACACAACAGTCAATAAGCTGATAGAAAAAGCCGCTACACTTCAAATTTCTCTTTGGCAGGCCATTGTGAACGCCCCTCAATTAAATGCCAACTTACATTCGGGTACATTGAAAAAACTTCAAGAGTTCCGTGAAATGATAGAATTTTTTTCATCCCAACTTTATGAAAAGAGCGCTTTTGAACTCGGCGAATTAATCATGCGTCACTCCGGAATTTACAACGAATTAAATCGTGATAAAACACCCGAAGGCGTAAGCCGTTATGAAAATATTATGGAGTTGCTCAATGGATTGAAAGAATTTACTTTACGCGAAGCAACCGAAAACAATTTACCTACTCTTGAAGATTATTTGCAGGAAATTTCTTTACTTACCGATGCAGACGACGAAGAGAAGCAAAATATGAATGCTGTTTCTTTAATGACCATTCATATGTCAAAAGGGTTGGAGTTTGATCATGTATTTGTGGTGGGCTTGGAAGATGGGTTGTTCCCTAATTTTTCAGCCATGCACGATCCCAAAGAATTGGAAGAAGAAAGACGGCTCTTGTATGTAGCCATTACTCGTGCAGAAAAAAAGTGTTATCTTACCTATGCCCTCAATCGTTTTAGATTTGGGCAGAATATCTATTCATCTGCAAGCCCCTTTATTGATGAGATGGACGAAAGTTATCTCGAGTTTTCAGGAGCCATTTATGACAGAATTCAAAGAAGAAACTATCAAAATAAAACTTATCAGGGAAACTACGGACATCAACATAAAACTTCAACTATCAAAGATGCGGGTAATAAGGCACCCAAAACAGAAGTGTCGTCTCCGCCAAAAACTCAGAAATTGGTAAGTGTAAATTCAATTAAACCTGATTCCAATCACACTCCGTTGTACGATCTAAAAACCGGAGAATGGGTAGAACATGAAAAGTTCGGAATAGGGGAGGTGAAAAATATCGATGGACAGGTGCCCAATATAAAAGCCACCATCGATTTTAAAAATGCAGGACAGAAGGTTATTTTGGTTAAGTTTGCAAGGTTGAAACGTGTAAATTAA